In Nitrososphaerota archaeon, one genomic interval encodes:
- a CDS encoding histidinol-phosphatase, with translation MMVKIDYHVHTEYTWDAKGNVEDYCKIAEHKGIEEIVFTNHFIPFLLNVPKGSITKDGIEKHFKEIEEARKKYNLKIKIGLEIDYNIAYEKIIENILNEYQFDFILGSIHFIDGIDIIGSQSSMFFKDKNMNEAYERYFSELKKIVKSGLIDVLAHPDYIRRSAIKYYGEDFIFEDNKNIIEELLDLMIKNDVGLEINTSGYRHGLNDSFPKLEFLKFCFKKGLRKITIGSDAHSPEYLTIFLEKGIEKIKNVGYNEICIFNKRKPSWVPIESIVSDL, from the coding sequence ATGATGGTAAAAATAGACTATCATGTTCATACAGAGTATACATGGGATGCTAAAGGAAATGTTGAAGATTATTGTAAAATTGCAGAACATAAAGGGATTGAGGAAATAGTTTTTACTAATCATTTTATTCCATTTTTGCTTAATGTTCCTAAAGGAAGTATAACAAAAGATGGAATAGAAAAGCATTTTAAGGAAATCGAAGAAGCAAGAAAAAAATATAATTTGAAAATTAAAATTGGTTTAGAAATAGATTATAATATTGCATATGAGAAAATAATTGAAAATATTCTAAATGAATATCAATTTGATTTTATCCTAGGCTCAATCCATTTTATAGATGGAATAGATATTATAGGAAGCCAATCATCTATGTTTTTTAAAGATAAAAATATGAATGAAGCATATGAAAGATACTTCTCAGAATTAAAGAAAATTGTTAAGAGCGGTTTAATAGATGTTCTTGCTCATCCAGATTATATTAGAAGGAGTGCTATAAAATATTATGGAGAAGATTTTATTTTTGAAGATAATAAAAATATTATTGAAGAACTTCTAGATTTAATGATTAAAAATGATGTAGGATTAGAAATTAACACTTCTGGATATAGGCATGGCTTAAATGATTCTTTCCCAAAATTAGAATTTTTAAAATTTTGCTTTAAAAAAGGTTTAAGAAAAATTACAATAGGCTCTGATGCTCATTCACCTGAATATTTAACAATATTTCTTGAAAAAGGCATTGAAAAAATCAAAAATGTTGGTTATAATGAAATATGTATTTTTAATAAAAGGAAGCCCTCATGGGTTCCTATAGAAAGTATAGTTTCAGATCTTTAA